A single region of the Serinus canaria isolate serCan28SL12 chromosome 11, serCan2020, whole genome shotgun sequence genome encodes:
- the LOC103816843 gene encoding C-factor-like isoform X1, whose protein sequence is MAELSVHSVLVTGANRGLGLGFVQHFLRMPKPPQWIFATCRDPKGQRARDIQNLVRKHPNLIIITLETADPASIKAAAAKVEEHLGGSGLNLLINNAGMAKPKTLEEETLEDLTETYTTNTVGPLLMGQAFLPLLKKAAQGSPGSGLSCSKAAIVNISSIAGSITSFFGWELIQGVSYRCSKAALNMLSKCQSLAYKEHGILCVALHPGWVQTDMGRSVGQVPPVTVDDSVQGMLKVLSSLSEKNTGAYLDWEGNVIPW, encoded by the exons atgGCAGAGCTTTCTGTCCACTCTGTTCTGGTGACTGGGGCCAACCGGGGACTCGGCCTGGGGTTTGTCCAGCATTTCCTGAGGATGCCAAAACCACCTCAGTGGATCTTTGCGACCTGCCGGGACCCCAAGGGACAGCGAGCACGG GACATACAGAATTTGGTCCGCAAACATCCCAACCTGATCATCATCACTCTTG AAACTGCTGACCCTGCCAGCATCAAGGCGGCTGCAGCCAAGGTTGAGGAGcacctggggggctctgggctcaACCTCCTCATCAACAATGCTGGAATGGCCAAACCTAAGACGCTTGAGGAGGAAACGTTGGAGGACTTGACCGAGACTTACACCACCAACACGGTTGGACCCCTGCTGATGGGCCAG GCATTTCTGCCCTTGCTGAAgaaggctgcccaggggagcccaggctcagggctgagctgcagcaaggctgcCATCGTCAACATATCCAGCATTGCTGGCTCCATCACTTCTTTCTTTGGTTGGGAGTTGATACAAGGTGTCTCATACCGCTGCAGCAAG gctgctctgaaCATGCTGAGCAAGTGCCAGTCCTTGGCGTACAAGGAGCACGGCATCCTCTGCGTCGCTCTCCACCCCGGCTGGGTGCAAACTGACATGGGCAGATCTGTTGGACAAGTG ccccctgtGACAGTGGATGACAGCGTGCAAGGGATGCTGAAggtcctctcctctctctctgagAAAAACACCGGCGCCTATCTGGACTGGGAAGGGAATGTCATCCCGTGGTGA
- the LOC127060055 gene encoding C-factor-like isoform X2, with translation MAGLHVRSVLVTGANRGLGLGFVQHFLKMPNPPQWIFAGCRDPKGQRAQELQNLASKHPNIIIIQLEVSDPTSIKAAAAKVGEHLGGSGLNLLINNAGMAKSKTLEEETLEDLTETYTTNTVGPLLMGQAFLPLLKKAAQGSPGSGLSCSKAAIVNISSIAGSITSFIGWESVQCVSYRCSKAALNMLSKCQSLAYKEHGILCVALHPGWVQTDMGSSAGQVPPLTVDDSVQGMLKVLSSLSEKNTGAYLDWEGNVILW, from the exons ATGGCAGGGCTCCACGTCCGCTCCGTTCTGGTGACTGGGGCCAACCGGGGACTCGGCCTGGGGTTTGTCCAGCATTTCCTGAAGATGCCAAACCCACCTCAGTGGATCTTTGCAGGCTGTCGGGACCCCAAGGGACAGCGAGCACAG GAGTTACAGAATTTGGCCTCCAAGCACCCcaacatcatcatcatccagcTCG AAGTCTCTGACCCCACCAGCATTaaggcagctgcagccaaggTTGGGGAGcacctggggggctctgggctcaACCTCCTCATCAACAATGCTGGAATGGCCAAATCTAAGACGCTTGAGGAGGAAACGTTGGAGGACTTGACCGAGACTTACACCACCAACACGGTTGGACCCCTGCTGATGGGCCAG GCATTTCTGCCCTTGCTGAAgaaggctgcccaggggagtccaggctcagggctgagctgcagcaaggctgcCATCGTCAACATATCCAGCATTGCTGGCTCCATCACTTCTTTCATTGGTTGGGAGTCGGTACAATGTGTCTCATACCGGTGCAGCAAG gctgctctgaaCATGCTGAGCAAGTGCCAGTCCCTGGCGTACAAGGAGCACGGCATCCTCTGCGTCGCTCTCCACCCCGGCTGGGTGCAAACTGAcatgggcagctctgctggacaAGTG cccccttTGACAGTGGATGACAGCGTGCAAGGGATGCTGAAggtcctctcctctctctctgagAAAAACACCGGCGCCTATCTGGACTGGGAAGGGAATGTCATCCTGTGGTGA
- the LOC103816690 gene encoding C-factor-like produces the protein MAGLHVRSVLVTGANRGLGLGFVQHFLKMPNPPQWIFAGCRDPKGQRAQELQNLASKHPNIIIIQLEVSDPTSIKAAAAKVGEHLGGSGLNLLINNAGMAKPCSLDNETPENMIQVYTTNTVGPLLMGQAFLPLLKKAAQETPGSGLSCSKAAIVNMSSYAGSIEDMYVWEFGQVVSYRCSKAALNMLSKCQSLAYKEHGILCITFHPGWVQTDMTGGASYKPPLTVDDSVQGMLKMLSSISEKETGAFLDWEGKVLPW, from the exons ATGGCAGGGCTCCACGTCCGCTCCGTTCTGGTGACTGGGGCCAACCGGGGACTCGGCCTGGGGTTTGTCCAGCATTTCCTGAAGATGCCAAACCCACCTCAGTGGATCTTTGCAGGCTGTCGGGACCCCAAGGGACAGCGAGCACAG GAGTTACAGAATTTGGCCTCCAAGCACCCcaacatcatcatcatccagcTCG AAGTCTCTGACCCCACCAGCATTaaggcagctgcagccaaggTTGGGGAGcacctggggggctctgggctcaACCTCCTCATCAACAATGCTGGAATGGCAAAGCCATGCTCCCTCGATAATGAGACACCAGAGAATATGATACAGGTTTACACCACCAACACGGTTGGACCCCTGCTGATGGGCCAG GCATTTCTGCCCTTGCTGAAGAAGGCTGCCCAGGAGAccccaggctcagggctgagctgcagcaaggctgcCATCGTCAACATGTCCAGCTATGCAGGCTCCATTGAGGATATGTATGTGTGGGAATTTGGACAAGTTGTCTCGTATCGCTGCAGCAAG GCTGCTCTGAACATGCTGAGCAAGTGCCAGTCCCTGGCGTACAAGGAGCACGGCATCCTCTGCATCACTTTCCACCCCGGCTGGGTGCAGACTGACATGACGGGTGGAGCATCATATAAG cctcccctgACAGTGGATGACAGCGTGCAAGGGATGCTGAAGATGTTGTCCTCCATCTCTGAGAAGGAGACTGGGGCCTTCCTggactgggaagggaaggtcCTGCCCTGGTGA
- the LOC103816689 gene encoding C-factor-like: MAAARTVLLTGSNRGIGLELVKQLLGSPRPPAWIFATCRDPEGPRAQELRDLASKHPNLVLVKLDVESPSAITDAAKVVEGKLNGMGLNLLINNAGIYTPTASLETVDAEDMVRTYKTNAVGPMLMAQAFLPLLKKAAQDSKEKGLSCSKAAIINISTILGSIKKTPDSFFHPVISYRCSKAALNMLTMCQALTYKEAGILCVALHPGWVKTEMGTQEADLTVDTSVRGLLSVLPILSEKHSGTLLNWEGKAIPW; the protein is encoded by the exons ATGGCGGCGGCGCGCACGGTGCTGCTGACCGGCTCCAACCGCGGCATCGGCCTGGAACtggtgaagcagctgctgggctcgCCGCGACCCCCCGCCTGGATCTTCGCCACCTGCCGGGACCCCGAGGGGCCGCGGGCACAG GAGCTGAGAGATCTGGCATCCAAACACCCAAACCTGGTTCTTGTAAAGCTGG ATGTGGAAAGCCCCTCGGCTATCACCGATGCGGCGAAAGTGGTGGAGGGGAAGCTGAACGGAATGGGGCTGAACCTGCTGATAAACAACGCCGGCATCTACACCCCCACGGCCTCGCTGGAGACAGTCGACGCTGAGGACATGGTCAGGACGTACAAGACCAATGCAGTGGGGCCAATGCTGATGGCCCAG gccttcctgcctctcctgaagaaggctgcccaggacagcaAAGAAAAGGGCCTGAGTTGCAGCAAGGCAGCCATCATCAACATCTCCACCATCTTAGGGTCCATCAAGAAAACACCTGATTCCTTCTTCCACCCTGTCATCTCCTACCGCTGCAGCAAG GCTGCCCTCAACATGCTGACCATGTGCCAGGCTCTGACCTACAAGGAAGCTGGGATCTTGTGTGTGGCACTGCACCCTGGCTGGGTGAAAACAGAAATGGGCACCCAGGAG GCTGACCTGACAGTGGACACAAGTGTGCGGGGGTTGTTGTCTGTGCTGCCAATCCTTTCTGAGAAGCACAGTGGGACTCTGCTCAACTGGGAAGGGAAAGCCATCCCCTGGTGA
- the LOC127060055 gene encoding C-factor-like isoform X3 — protein MAGLHVRSVLVTGANRGLGLGFVQHFLKMPNPPQWIFAGCRDPKGQRAQELQNLASKHPNIIIIQLEVSDPTSIKAAAAKVGEHLGGSGLNLLINNAGMAKPKKLEEETLEDLTETYTTNTVGPLLMGQAFLPLLKKAAQGSPGSGLSCSKAAIVNISSIAGSITSFIGWESVQCVSYRCSKAALNMLSKCQSLAYKEHGILCVALHPGWVQTDMGSSVGQVPPLTVDDSVQGMLKVLSSLSEKNTGAYLDWEGNVILW, from the exons ATGGCAGGGCTCCACGTCCGCTCCGTTCTGGTGACTGGGGCCAACCGGGGACTCGGCCTGGGGTTTGTCCAGCATTTCCTGAAGATGCCAAACCCACCTCAGTGGATCTTTGCAGGCTGTCGGGACCCCAAGGGACAGCGAGCACAG GAGTTACAGAATTTGGCCTCCAAGCACCCcaacatcatcatcatccagcTCG AAGTCTCTGACCCCACCAGCATTaaggcagctgcagccaaggTTGGGGAGcacctggggggctctgggctcaACCTCCTCATCAACAATGCTGGAATGGCCAAACCTAAAAAGCTTGAGGAGGAAACGTTGGAGGACTTGACCGAGACTTACACCACCAACACGGTTGGACCCCTGCTGATGGGCCAG GCATTTCTGCCCTTGCTGAAgaaggctgcccaggggagcccaggctcagggctgagctgcagcaaggctgcCATCGTCAACATATCCAGCATTGCTGGCTCCATCACTTCTTTCATTGGTTGGGAGTCGGTACAATGTGTCTCATACCGGTGCAGCAAG gctgctctgaaCATGCTGAGCAAGTGCCAGTCCCTGGCGTACAAGGAGCACGGCATCCTCTGCGTCGCTCTCCACCCCGGCTGGGTGCAAACTGACATGGGCAGCTCTGTTGGACAAGTG cccccttTGACAGTGGATGACAGCGTGCAAGGGATGCTGAAggtcctctcctctctctctgagAAAAACACCGGCGCCTATCTGGACTGGGAAGGGAATGTCATCCTGTGGTGA
- the LOC103816843 gene encoding C-factor-like isoform X2: protein MAKPKTLEEETLEDLTETYTTNTVGPLLMGQAFLPLLKKAAQGSPGSGLSCSKAAIVNISSIAGSITSFFGWELIQGVSYRCSKAALNMLSKCQSLAYKEHGILCVALHPGWVQTDMGRSVGQVPPVTVDDSVQGMLKVLSSLSEKNTGAYLDWEGNVIPW from the exons ATGGCCAAACCTAAGACGCTTGAGGAGGAAACGTTGGAGGACTTGACCGAGACTTACACCACCAACACGGTTGGACCCCTGCTGATGGGCCAG GCATTTCTGCCCTTGCTGAAgaaggctgcccaggggagcccaggctcagggctgagctgcagcaaggctgcCATCGTCAACATATCCAGCATTGCTGGCTCCATCACTTCTTTCTTTGGTTGGGAGTTGATACAAGGTGTCTCATACCGCTGCAGCAAG gctgctctgaaCATGCTGAGCAAGTGCCAGTCCTTGGCGTACAAGGAGCACGGCATCCTCTGCGTCGCTCTCCACCCCGGCTGGGTGCAAACTGACATGGGCAGATCTGTTGGACAAGTG ccccctgtGACAGTGGATGACAGCGTGCAAGGGATGCTGAAggtcctctcctctctctctgagAAAAACACCGGCGCCTATCTGGACTGGGAAGGGAATGTCATCCCGTGGTGA